A stretch of the Pseudomonas helvetica genome encodes the following:
- a CDS encoding malonate decarboxylase subunit delta yields the protein METLSFEFPAGQPARGRALVGCVGSGDLEVLLEPGQAGTLTIQVQTSVNGSQQRWQHVFARMFDGQTPPAMTIDIHDFGATPGVVRLRLEQGFEEIGHE from the coding sequence ATGGAAACCTTATCCTTTGAATTCCCCGCCGGGCAGCCGGCGCGGGGCAGGGCGCTGGTCGGCTGTGTCGGCTCGGGCGATCTTGAAGTGCTGCTCGAACCGGGACAGGCCGGCACCCTGACGATCCAGGTGCAGACCTCGGTCAATGGCAGCCAACAGCGCTGGCAGCATGTGTTCGCACGGATGTTCGATGGCCAGACACCGCCGGCGATGACCATCGACATTCATGATTTCGGGGCCACGCCAGGCGTGGTGCGCTTGCGTCTGGAACAAGGTTTCGAGGAGATTGGCCATGAGTGA
- a CDS encoding circularly permuted type 2 ATP-grasp protein, giving the protein MSRAFFNEMYDASGGCRPHYQEFARWLADTPLELLDQRRREADLLFHRAGITFTLYGDEQGTERLIPFDIIPRSIKASEWQMVERGCIQRVQALNMFLADIYHGQRILKEGIIPAEQVLANEGYQVAMQGLNLHRGIYAHISGVDLVRDGDGSYYVLEDNLRTPSGVSYMLEDRKMMMRLFPELFAAQRVAPIDHYPNLLLDTLKSSSPLDNPTTVVLTPGRFNSAYFEHAFLAREMGVELVEGADLFVRDDHVYMRTTAGPKQVDVIYRRLDDAFLDPLSFNPDSMLGVPGLVTVHRAGNVILANAIGTGVADDKSIYPYVGDMIRFYLAEEPILKNVPTWQCRKPEELSHVLANLPELVVKETQGSGGYGMLVGPAATAAEIEDFRARLKARPEAYIAQPTLCLSTCPTFVESGIAPRHIDLRPFVLSGRETRLVPGGLTRVALREGSLVVNSSQGGGTKDTWVVED; this is encoded by the coding sequence ATGTCCCGAGCTTTTTTTAATGAAATGTATGATGCGAGTGGTGGCTGCCGGCCACATTACCAGGAGTTTGCGCGCTGGTTGGCGGACACGCCCCTGGAGCTGCTGGATCAGCGTCGTCGCGAAGCCGACCTGCTGTTCCATCGAGCCGGCATCACCTTCACGTTATATGGGGACGAGCAGGGCACCGAGCGGTTGATTCCGTTCGACATCATTCCACGCAGCATCAAGGCCAGCGAATGGCAGATGGTCGAGCGTGGCTGCATTCAGCGGGTCCAGGCCTTGAACATGTTCCTGGCCGATATCTATCACGGGCAACGGATTCTCAAGGAGGGCATTATTCCGGCCGAACAGGTGTTGGCCAACGAGGGTTATCAGGTCGCCATGCAGGGCCTGAATCTGCACCGCGGTATCTATGCGCACATCTCCGGGGTCGATCTGGTGCGCGATGGCGACGGCAGTTACTACGTACTCGAAGACAATCTGCGCACGCCCAGCGGCGTCAGCTACATGCTCGAAGACCGCAAGATGATGATGCGCCTGTTTCCCGAACTCTTCGCCGCCCAGCGTGTGGCGCCCATCGACCACTACCCGAACCTGCTGTTGGACACCCTCAAGAGCTCCAGCCCCCTGGACAACCCGACGACCGTGGTACTGACCCCGGGCCGCTTCAACAGCGCTTACTTCGAACACGCGTTCCTGGCCCGTGAAATGGGTGTGGAACTGGTTGAAGGCGCCGATCTGTTCGTTCGCGACGATCATGTCTACATGCGCACCACCGCCGGCCCGAAACAGGTGGATGTGATTTATCGGCGCCTCGACGATGCGTTTCTCGACCCGCTGTCCTTCAATCCGGACTCCATGCTGGGCGTGCCCGGGCTGGTGACGGTTCATCGCGCAGGGAACGTGATCCTCGCCAATGCCATAGGCACCGGCGTGGCGGATGACAAGTCGATCTACCCGTATGTCGGTGACATGATCCGCTTCTACCTCGCCGAGGAACCGATCCTCAAGAACGTACCGACCTGGCAGTGTCGCAAACCGGAAGAGCTGTCCCACGTGCTGGCCAATCTTCCCGAACTGGTGGTCAAGGAGACCCAAGGTTCCGGTGGCTACGGGATGCTGGTCGGCCCGGCGGCCACAGCGGCGGAAATCGAGGACTTCCGCGCGCGTCTCAAGGCACGTCCCGAAGCGTATATCGCCCAGCCGACGCTGTGCCTGTCCACGTGTCCGACCTTTGTCGAAAGCGGCATCGCCCCACGCCACATCGACCTGCGCCCGTTTGTGCTGTCGGGCCGTGAAACCCGCCTGGTGCCCGGCGGCCTGACCCGCGTGGCATTGCGCGAAGGCTCGCTGGTGGTGAACTCGTCCCAGGGCGGCGGCACCAAAGACACTTGGGTAGTGGAGGACTAA
- a CDS encoding triphosphoribosyl-dephospho-CoA synthase has product MHALNLQPKRLTLAERLADLAVDALIDEADLSPKPALVDRRGNGAHSDLHLGLMHASALSLWPAFKDMAQAAITFGEVGLPLREALGQIGRDGEQTMLATTDGVNTHRGAIWALGLLVAAAALEPESCGASAVTVRAARLALLEDRHAPRPFSHGAQVAQRYGARGAREEAQLGFPAVMQFGLPQLQRSRANGSGEQNARLDALLAIMSTLADTCVLYRAGEQGLQTMQLGARSVLEAGGSASLAGRRRLHELDQQLIALNASPGGAADLLAACLFIDRISARDGVIQGAF; this is encoded by the coding sequence ATGCACGCACTCAATCTGCAACCCAAACGCCTGACCCTGGCCGAACGGCTGGCGGACCTGGCGGTAGACGCGCTGATCGACGAAGCCGACCTGTCACCCAAACCGGCGCTGGTCGATCGTCGCGGCAACGGTGCCCACAGCGATTTGCACCTGGGGCTGATGCACGCTTCGGCACTGTCGCTGTGGCCGGCCTTCAAGGACATGGCGCAAGCAGCTATCACGTTTGGCGAAGTCGGTCTGCCGCTGCGCGAGGCCCTCGGGCAAATCGGTCGCGACGGTGAACAAACGATGCTGGCCACCACCGATGGCGTGAACACCCATCGCGGAGCGATCTGGGCCTTGGGCCTGTTGGTCGCGGCCGCCGCGCTGGAACCTGAATCCTGTGGTGCCAGCGCGGTCACTGTGCGCGCCGCGCGTCTGGCTTTACTCGAGGATCGCCATGCGCCACGGCCGTTCAGCCACGGCGCTCAAGTAGCACAACGTTACGGGGCGCGAGGCGCTCGGGAAGAGGCACAACTAGGCTTTCCGGCCGTGATGCAATTCGGCTTGCCGCAACTCCAACGTAGCCGCGCCAATGGCAGCGGCGAACAGAACGCCCGGCTCGATGCCTTGCTGGCGATCATGAGCACGCTCGCCGATACCTGCGTGCTTTACCGCGCAGGCGAACAGGGGCTGCAAACGATGCAACTCGGCGCCCGCTCGGTGCTCGAGGCGGGCGGCAGCGCCAGCCTGGCCGGTCGTCGCCGGTTGCATGAGCTGGACCAACAATTAATTGCGTTGAATGCCTCGCCGGGCGGCGCTGCGGATTTGCTTGCAGCCTGTCTGTTTATCGACCGCATCTCAGCCCGCGACGGCGTCATCCAGGGAGCTTTCTGA
- the madM gene encoding malonate transporter subunit MadM, producing MWNLMEAGLKHNDLVTAFAFVGVIMWISVVLSKRLTFGRIHGSAIAIVIGLVLAWVGGTLTGGQKGLADVAVFSGIGLMGGAMLRDFAIVATAFEVQATEARKAGLIGALALLLGTVLPFIVGASIAWMFGYRDAVSMTTIGAGAVTYIVGPVTGAAIGASSDVVALSIATGLIKAILVMVGTPMAARWMGLDNPRSAMVFGGLAGTVSGVTAGLAATDRRLVPYGALTATFHTGLGCLLGPSLLYFIVRGIVG from the coding sequence ATGTGGAATCTCATGGAAGCGGGTCTGAAACATAACGATCTGGTCACCGCGTTCGCATTCGTCGGGGTGATCATGTGGATCTCCGTCGTGCTCTCCAAACGCCTGACGTTCGGACGGATTCACGGCTCGGCGATTGCCATCGTCATCGGCCTGGTGCTGGCCTGGGTCGGCGGCACGCTCACCGGTGGGCAGAAAGGCCTGGCGGACGTCGCGGTGTTTTCCGGCATCGGCCTGATGGGAGGCGCCATGCTGCGGGACTTTGCGATCGTCGCCACGGCGTTCGAGGTGCAGGCCACCGAAGCACGCAAGGCCGGGCTGATCGGCGCGCTCGCGCTGCTGCTGGGTACCGTGCTGCCGTTTATTGTCGGGGCGAGCATCGCCTGGATGTTCGGCTATCGCGATGCGGTGAGCATGACCACCATTGGCGCCGGTGCGGTGACCTACATCGTTGGCCCGGTGACGGGCGCGGCGATTGGCGCCAGTTCCGACGTGGTCGCGCTATCGATTGCCACCGGCTTGATCAAGGCGATTCTGGTGATGGTCGGCACGCCGATGGCCGCGCGATGGATGGGGCTTGATAACCCGCGCTCGGCGATGGTCTTCGGTGGGTTGGCCGGCACCGTCAGCGGTGTGACGGCGGGCCTGGCGGCGACGGATCGGCGGTTGGTGCCTTATGGGGCGCTGACGGCGACCTTTCATACTGGGCTGGGCTGCCTGCTGGGGCCGTCGTTGCTGTACTTCATCGTTCGCGGGATTGTCGGCTAG
- a CDS encoding LysR substrate-binding domain-containing protein, with translation MLIDEELTLKKLEVFLAFMRTGNLARAAAELQTSNVSVHRAIHSLESALRCPLFKHEGRNLTPLESAYVLEERAQKLIQDVLESVRLTREAAGFSAERFKLGSLYSLTVKTVPQLIMGLKIRRSELNIDLILGSNIDLLYKLKNMEVDAILVSLDDSVNDPDCEQIPLFSDDIFLATPADSPFAQRVEVDLAEVRNETFITLTQGFATHQDSIRVFKQAGFEPKVAMQVNDIFTLLSMVSSGVGYALLPGRIAAVYENRVKLIPLQERYRLQQHIGVVFLKAKERDPNLLALLAECRMYANRQA, from the coding sequence ATGCTGATCGACGAAGAACTGACCCTGAAAAAGCTGGAAGTGTTCCTGGCGTTCATGCGCACCGGCAACCTGGCCCGTGCGGCGGCCGAACTGCAGACCAGCAACGTCAGCGTGCACCGGGCCATTCACTCGCTGGAAAGCGCATTGCGCTGCCCGCTGTTCAAGCATGAAGGGCGTAACCTGACGCCGCTGGAAAGCGCCTATGTACTCGAAGAGCGGGCGCAGAAGCTGATTCAGGATGTGCTCGAAAGCGTGCGCCTGACCCGCGAAGCCGCGGGGTTTTCGGCCGAACGCTTCAAGCTCGGCTCGCTGTATTCGCTGACGGTCAAGACTGTGCCGCAACTGATCATGGGCCTGAAGATCCGCCGCAGCGAACTCAATATCGACCTGATCCTCGGTTCGAACATCGACCTGCTGTACAAGCTCAAGAACATGGAAGTCGACGCGATCCTGGTATCCCTGGACGACAGTGTCAACGACCCGGACTGCGAGCAGATCCCACTGTTTTCCGACGACATCTTCCTCGCCACACCGGCCGATTCACCATTTGCCCAACGGGTTGAAGTCGATCTCGCCGAAGTGCGCAACGAGACCTTCATTACCCTGACCCAGGGCTTCGCCACGCATCAGGACAGTATCCGGGTGTTCAAGCAGGCGGGGTTCGAGCCCAAGGTGGCGATGCAGGTCAACGACATCTTCACCCTGCTGAGCATGGTCAGCTCCGGGGTTGGCTATGCGCTGCTGCCAGGGCGGATTGCGGCGGTGTACGAGAACCGGGTGAAGCTGATCCCGTTGCAGGAGCGCTATCGGTTGCAGCAGCACATTGGGGTGGTGTTTCTGAAAGCCAAGGAACGCGACCCGAACCTGCTGGCGTTGTTGGCGGAGTGTCGGATGTATGCCAATCGGCAGGCCTGA
- the mdcH gene encoding malonate decarboxylase subunit epsilon, giving the protein MSSLLVFPGQGAQQPGMLHRLPKATVIEASEVLGEDVLLLDSTQALKSTRAVQLCLLIAGTAAARSLLQQGCTADYVAGLSIGAYPAAVVAGALRFSDALHLVSLRGELMQQTWPQGYGMTAIIGLDLATVEGLLAQVHSSETPVYLANINADNQLVIAGSDAAMNAVAELAKGCGAGLAKRLAVSVPSHCPLLDEPAQVLAEAFAKVPLKLPTIGYLSGSRARPIRSVEALREDLAFNMCRVVDWRGTVQSAYERGVRLHIELPPGAVLTGLARRVFEQGTVIAFDGARLDTLQALLREEGRRQP; this is encoded by the coding sequence GTGAGCAGCCTGTTGGTGTTTCCCGGCCAGGGCGCGCAGCAGCCGGGCATGCTCCATCGTTTGCCCAAGGCGACCGTGATCGAGGCGAGCGAGGTGCTGGGCGAAGATGTTTTGCTACTCGATTCCACCCAGGCGCTGAAGTCGACCCGTGCGGTTCAGTTGTGTCTGCTGATCGCGGGAACCGCGGCGGCGCGCAGCTTGTTGCAGCAGGGATGTACTGCGGATTACGTGGCCGGGTTATCCATCGGCGCGTACCCGGCGGCGGTGGTGGCGGGTGCGTTGCGTTTCAGCGATGCGCTGCATCTGGTCAGCCTGCGGGGTGAGTTGATGCAACAGACCTGGCCGCAGGGCTACGGCATGACCGCGATCATCGGTCTGGACCTCGCGACCGTGGAAGGCTTGCTGGCGCAGGTTCACAGCAGCGAGACGCCGGTTTACCTGGCCAATATCAATGCCGATAACCAACTGGTGATTGCCGGCAGTGATGCGGCGATGAACGCTGTCGCTGAATTGGCCAAAGGCTGTGGCGCAGGGTTGGCTAAACGGCTGGCGGTCAGCGTGCCGTCGCATTGCCCACTGCTCGATGAGCCCGCGCAGGTACTGGCCGAGGCGTTTGCCAAAGTGCCATTGAAGCTACCGACAATCGGCTACCTGAGTGGCAGCCGCGCCCGGCCGATCCGTTCGGTCGAGGCGTTGCGCGAGGACCTGGCGTTCAACATGTGCCGGGTGGTGGACTGGCGCGGCACCGTACAAAGCGCCTACGAGCGTGGCGTGCGGTTGCACATCGAACTGCCGCCCGGCGCGGTGCTGACAGGATTGGCCCGACGGGTGTTTGAACAAGGCACGGTGATCGCCTTCGACGGTGCGCGCCTGGACACGTTGCAAGCGCTGCTGCGTGAGGAGGGACGTCGCCAACCCTAG
- the mdcE gene encoding biotin-independent malonate decarboxylase subunit gamma gives MSSYSLRGLHWFDALSAGATVVDGLPASLKVADGVLREQPVRFIAVVADPQNRFVRARHGEVGLLEGWGLAKAVDEVIEADRAKPQKRALIAIVDVPSQAYGRREEALGIHQALAAAADSYARARLAGHAVIGLLVGKAMSGAFLAHGYQANRLIALRDPGVMVHAMGKVSAARVTLRSVEELEVLAASVPPMAYDIDSYASLGLLWETLTVEQIEQPTASDLARVSDCLRQAIGDVESTGADLSSRLGAANRAASSKVRQLLREQW, from the coding sequence ATGAGCAGTTATTCCCTGAGAGGTTTGCACTGGTTTGACGCCTTGAGTGCCGGCGCCACCGTCGTCGACGGATTGCCCGCTTCGTTGAAAGTCGCCGATGGCGTGCTGCGCGAGCAGCCCGTGCGGTTTATCGCGGTGGTGGCCGATCCGCAGAACCGCTTTGTCCGCGCCCGTCACGGCGAGGTCGGTTTGTTGGAGGGCTGGGGTCTGGCCAAAGCGGTGGATGAAGTCATTGAAGCCGATCGCGCCAAACCGCAAAAACGCGCATTGATCGCCATCGTCGATGTGCCGAGCCAGGCCTACGGTCGTCGCGAAGAAGCCTTGGGCATCCACCAGGCGCTGGCCGCTGCTGCGGACAGTTATGCCCGTGCACGACTGGCCGGGCATGCGGTGATTGGTTTGCTGGTGGGCAAGGCGATGTCCGGGGCGTTTCTGGCCCACGGTTATCAGGCCAACCGGCTGATTGCCTTGCGTGATCCTGGAGTAATGGTTCACGCCATGGGCAAGGTCTCGGCTGCGCGGGTCACCTTGCGCAGCGTTGAGGAGCTCGAAGTGCTGGCCGCCAGCGTGCCGCCGATGGCCTATGACATCGACAGCTATGCCAGCCTCGGCTTGCTTTGGGAAACCCTGACGGTGGAGCAAATCGAGCAGCCGACCGCGAGCGATCTGGCGCGGGTCAGCGACTGTTTACGCCAGGCCATTGGCGACGTTGAAAGCACCGGGGCTGATTTGAGCTCGCGTCTGGGGGCGGCCAATCGTGCGGCGTCAAGCAAGGTTCGCCAACTGTTGCGTGAGCAATGGTGA
- a CDS encoding biotin-independent malonate decarboxylase subunit beta, giving the protein MSDSAALLNKHSFVELGARQRAKALLDAGTFRELLDPFQRVMSPWLSRQGVVPQADDGVVIAKGSIGGLPVVIAAIEGAFQGGSLGEVGGAKIAGALELAAEDNRKGIATRAVLLLETGGVRLQEANLGLAAIADIHAAIVDLRQYQPVIGVVAGSVGCFGGMSIAAGLCSYLLVTQEARLGLNGPQVIEQEAGIEEYDSRDRPFIWSLTGGEQRFASGLVDRYVADDVAQIQQQVSELLQQGLPAKQRSRQADLFLQRLARLDAVPQIEPVTVRDLYQGAHS; this is encoded by the coding sequence ATGAGTGACAGTGCAGCGCTGCTCAACAAACACAGCTTCGTCGAACTCGGTGCCCGGCAACGCGCCAAGGCCTTGCTCGACGCCGGGACCTTCCGTGAATTGCTCGACCCGTTCCAGCGTGTCATGTCGCCATGGCTGTCGCGTCAGGGCGTGGTGCCGCAAGCCGATGACGGTGTGGTCATCGCCAAGGGCAGCATCGGCGGTTTGCCAGTGGTGATCGCCGCCATCGAAGGCGCCTTTCAGGGCGGCAGCCTGGGTGAAGTCGGCGGGGCGAAAATTGCCGGCGCGCTGGAACTGGCAGCCGAGGACAACCGCAAGGGCATCGCCACCCGCGCCGTGCTGTTGCTGGAAACCGGTGGCGTGCGTTTGCAGGAAGCCAACCTCGGGCTGGCAGCGATTGCCGATATTCACGCGGCGATTGTCGATCTGCGCCAGTACCAGCCGGTGATCGGTGTGGTGGCCGGCAGCGTTGGTTGTTTTGGCGGTATGTCGATTGCCGCCGGGTTGTGCAGTTATCTGCTGGTTACTCAGGAAGCGCGACTTGGCCTTAATGGTCCGCAGGTGATCGAACAGGAAGCCGGGATCGAGGAATACGACTCACGCGACCGTCCGTTCATCTGGAGCCTGACCGGCGGCGAGCAACGGTTCGCCAGTGGACTGGTGGATCGGTATGTCGCCGATGACGTGGCGCAGATTCAGCAACAGGTCAGCGAGTTGTTGCAGCAGGGGTTACCCGCTAAACAGCGCAGTCGCCAGGCGGATCTTTTCCTGCAACGCCTCGCGCGCCTGGACGCGGTGCCACAAATCGAGCCGGTGACGGTTCGCGATCTGTACCAAGGAGCGCACTCATGA
- the madL gene encoding malonate transporter subunit MadL: MIIYGVALLAICTLAGVIMGDMLGVLLGVKSNVGGVGIAMILLIFAKLWMHKRGGMTKDCELGVGFWGAMYIPVVVAMAAQQNVVAALHGGPVAVLAAIGSVVICGCTIALISRTHKGEPLPDEPVDSLSITAPAGGR; this comes from the coding sequence ATGATTATTTACGGTGTGGCGCTGCTGGCGATCTGTACGCTGGCAGGGGTGATCATGGGTGACATGCTCGGCGTGTTGCTGGGCGTCAAGTCCAATGTCGGCGGGGTCGGTATCGCGATGATCCTGCTGATTTTCGCGAAGCTGTGGATGCACAAGCGCGGCGGCATGACCAAGGATTGCGAGTTGGGTGTCGGCTTCTGGGGCGCCATGTACATTCCGGTGGTGGTGGCCATGGCTGCACAACAGAACGTTGTCGCCGCCTTGCACGGCGGCCCGGTGGCGGTGTTGGCGGCCATCGGTTCAGTGGTGATCTGTGGTTGCACTATCGCCCTGATCAGCCGGACCCACAAAGGCGAGCCGTTGCCGGATGAACCGGTCGACAGTCTCTCGATCACGGCTCCAGCGGGAGGTCGCTGA
- a CDS encoding alpha-E domain-containing protein produces MLSRTASDLYWMSRYLERAENLARMLEVSYSLSLMPQAGRTDGHAELSMSLLAAGTLDDYNQRYGELNTERMLHFFALDETNPGSIYCCLQAARANAHAVRGRITADMWENINATWLEMRNIARNGLGRYGISHFCEWVKERSHLFRGATSGTIMRNDAYCFIRLGTFLERADNTLRLLDARYEMYGEESEEVSDNSARGYYQWSALLRALSSFEAFNELYRNAPNAEQVSEMLLLRAAVPRSLHACIEELDQILASLPGSNGRAAQRLAAELNARLRYTGIDEILGFGLHLWLTDFISQVRHLGQTVHESYLEVV; encoded by the coding sequence ATGCTTTCAAGAACCGCTTCGGACCTCTACTGGATGTCCCGTTATCTGGAGCGCGCCGAAAACCTGGCGCGCATGCTCGAAGTCAGTTACTCGCTGTCGCTGATGCCCCAGGCGGGGCGCACCGATGGCCATGCCGAGCTGTCGATGTCGCTGTTGGCCGCCGGCACGCTGGACGACTACAACCAGCGCTACGGCGAACTCAACACCGAACGCATGCTGCATTTTTTTGCGCTGGATGAAACCAACCCCGGCAGTATCTATTGCTGCCTGCAAGCGGCGCGGGCCAATGCCCACGCGGTACGTGGACGGATCACCGCCGACATGTGGGAGAACATCAACGCCACCTGGCTGGAGATGCGCAACATCGCCCGCAATGGCCTGGGTCGTTATGGCATCAGCCATTTCTGCGAATGGGTCAAGGAGCGTTCGCACCTGTTCCGCGGGGCAACCTCCGGCACCATCATGCGTAACGATGCCTACTGCTTCATTCGACTGGGCACCTTCCTCGAACGCGCCGACAACACCCTGCGCCTGCTGGATGCGCGCTACGAAATGTACGGCGAGGAGTCGGAGGAGGTGAGCGACAACTCGGCCCGCGGCTACTACCAATGGAGCGCCTTGCTCCGCGCCTTGTCGTCTTTCGAGGCGTTCAACGAGCTCTACCGCAATGCGCCGAACGCCGAGCAGGTCTCCGAGATGCTGCTGTTGCGCGCCGCGGTTCCGCGTTCGCTGCACGCCTGCATCGAGGAACTGGACCAGATCCTCGCCAGCCTGCCAGGCAGTAACGGGCGGGCGGCCCAGCGGCTGGCCGCCGAACTGAATGCGCGGCTGCGCTACACCGGGATCGACGAGATTCTCGGTTTCGGTCTACACCTCTGGCTGACTGATTTCATCTCCCAGGTTCGCCATCTCGGCCAGACCGTCCACGAATCCTATCTGGAGGTCGTATGA
- a CDS encoding transglutaminase family protein: protein MKLSIRHDTTYSYTDEVCTSIQFLRLTPKNTERQHILEWHLELPRLVRSQLDPYGNILHVLTMDEPHGALVLTAYGEVEIDQMLEVEHDSQSPLPFLRTSHLTKADDALNAFAIQRCGTRRDRGALIDLMHGLAEHMVYSPGATAVDTTAAEAFAAGVGVCQDHTHAFLACARSLGIPARYVSGYLCTEDESHLASHAWAEAWLDDGWYSFDVTNRLARPERHLKLAVGLEYLDACPVRGMRRGGGAEHMLARVQVSSQLQVQHQ from the coding sequence ATGAAACTGTCCATACGCCACGACACCACCTACAGCTACACCGACGAAGTCTGCACCAGCATCCAGTTCCTGCGTTTGACGCCCAAGAACACCGAGCGCCAGCACATTCTGGAATGGCACCTGGAACTGCCGCGCCTGGTACGTAGCCAGCTCGACCCTTACGGCAACATCCTGCACGTATTGACGATGGATGAGCCCCACGGCGCCCTCGTGCTAACCGCCTATGGTGAGGTTGAAATCGACCAGATGCTGGAGGTGGAGCACGACAGTCAGTCGCCGTTGCCGTTCTTGCGCACCAGCCATCTGACCAAGGCTGACGACGCCCTCAATGCCTTTGCCATACAGCGGTGCGGCACGCGGCGTGATCGCGGGGCGTTGATTGACTTGATGCATGGCCTCGCCGAACACATGGTCTACAGCCCGGGCGCTACAGCGGTGGACACCACCGCAGCCGAAGCCTTTGCCGCCGGCGTCGGGGTCTGCCAGGACCATACCCATGCCTTCCTGGCCTGCGCTCGCAGCCTGGGCATTCCTGCGCGCTACGTCTCCGGTTATCTGTGCACAGAAGATGAAAGCCATTTGGCCAGCCATGCCTGGGCCGAAGCCTGGCTCGACGATGGTTGGTACAGCTTCGACGTCACCAACCGATTGGCGCGACCCGAGCGCCATCTGAAACTGGCGGTGGGCCTCGAGTACCTTGACGCTTGCCCGGTGCGCGGCATGCGTCGCGGGGGAGGGGCCGAGCACATGCTCGCGCGGGTCCAGGTGTCGTCCCAGTTGCAGGTTCAGCACCAATAA
- a CDS encoding malonate decarboxylase holo-ACP synthase, translating to MVNAFLAHDLLWGLTPEQLPTDAPQWVIEVTRKGQPVVVRRALSAEDQIAVGVRGPLREQRYATWMAVEAIRQRIRPEDLCHVEGDRDLPALQALVQLRPMLDACGWVWGVSGSAGFELACGVTALHERSDLDLILRTPQPLDRVQARELLTWLDAAACPVDMQLQTPLGAVALREWAGPAQRVLLKNAHEARLVTDPWYPQEQMA from the coding sequence ATGGTGAACGCGTTTCTGGCCCATGACCTGCTCTGGGGACTGACCCCGGAGCAGTTGCCAACGGACGCGCCGCAATGGGTTATCGAGGTGACACGCAAAGGTCAGCCGGTCGTGGTTCGACGCGCCTTGAGTGCCGAAGATCAGATTGCGGTGGGTGTGCGTGGACCGTTGCGCGAGCAACGTTATGCCACGTGGATGGCGGTCGAGGCGATCCGGCAGCGGATTCGACCGGAAGATCTTTGCCATGTCGAGGGTGATCGCGATCTGCCGGCCTTGCAGGCCCTGGTGCAATTGCGACCGATGCTCGATGCCTGCGGTTGGGTCTGGGGCGTCAGTGGCAGCGCCGGGTTTGAATTGGCCTGTGGTGTGACGGCCTTGCATGAGCGCAGCGATCTCGACTTGATCCTGCGTACGCCGCAACCGTTGGATCGGGTTCAGGCTCGGGAACTGCTGACGTGGCTGGACGCCGCTGCGTGCCCGGTGGATATGCAATTGCAAACGCCACTGGGCGCGGTTGCCTTGCGCGAATGGGCCGGTCCGGCACAGCGGGTGCTGCTCAAAAATGCCCACGAAGCACGGCTGGTGACCGACCCTTGGTATCCACAGGAGCAAATGGCGTGA